A genomic stretch from Colwellia sp. Arc7-635 includes:
- a CDS encoding radical SAM protein has protein sequence MAKILFINPTVREEDVPRHIPYGIALLAAIAMKEGHLVQVYDANAWRLPIETISEVCQADDWDAICVGGLTTSYNYIKNACKLIRQAAPKATIIAGGGFLTSMPHEMFDWLPELDVGCIGESFVTFPEVLKNVDNNDDDFSKILGVIHRDESGKSHLTNVRPNIHDLDELPWPAWELFPLDIYFENSASLFSEESFTSKRRMDINGSFGCGLTCKYCWHLGTTGDMLIEPNENGDNDVVFTYGRNIRYHSADYIVSMVKHLHETYDIDFAAFIDENLMTMDVASKGTWLKELCAKWIEAGLQPTCRAQGIEHDENCRGVHWNGTSHAGLHRPATLKLMHEAGCTHLVYGLESFDPNILKNLGKGSNARKNFNSIATCLDSGIKPIPNIIIGFPEESFESVRNTIEALKKLGITAKPHFATPYPGSEWYYQYKDSILEQYSGDLETYIMDLGDASKITAVISHEFSALQLLGLQQIVYLKDLRLLAQSEQHWGKAQQLTQPLAQPKVTFNLKPLREAGPLAIPVMNIEPVAVK, from the coding sequence ATGGCCAAAATTTTATTTATCAACCCAACCGTTCGCGAAGAAGATGTACCAAGACATATTCCATACGGCATCGCACTATTAGCGGCTATTGCTATGAAAGAAGGACACTTGGTTCAAGTCTATGACGCCAATGCTTGGCGCTTACCAATAGAAACTATCTCAGAAGTTTGTCAAGCCGATGACTGGGATGCTATATGCGTTGGCGGTTTAACCACGTCCTATAATTACATAAAAAATGCCTGTAAATTAATTCGCCAAGCGGCGCCCAAAGCGACCATTATTGCTGGTGGTGGTTTTCTAACTAGCATGCCGCACGAAATGTTTGACTGGTTGCCTGAACTAGACGTTGGCTGTATTGGCGAATCTTTTGTTACATTTCCTGAAGTACTAAAAAATGTTGATAATAATGATGACGATTTTTCTAAAATATTGGGGGTTATTCATCGCGATGAGAGTGGGAAGTCACATTTAACCAATGTCAGACCTAATATTCATGATTTAGATGAATTGCCTTGGCCAGCATGGGAGTTATTCCCATTAGATATTTATTTTGAAAACTCTGCATCATTGTTTAGTGAAGAGTCATTCACTTCAAAACGTAGAATGGATATTAATGGTAGTTTTGGCTGTGGCTTAACCTGCAAGTACTGTTGGCATTTAGGTACAACAGGAGATATGTTAATCGAGCCAAATGAAAATGGTGATAACGATGTTGTCTTTACTTATGGCCGTAATATTCGTTACCACAGCGCTGACTATATTGTCAGTATGGTCAAACATCTACATGAAACTTATGATATAGACTTTGCCGCATTTATTGATGAAAACTTAATGACAATGGATGTTGCCAGTAAAGGAACGTGGTTAAAAGAGTTATGCGCAAAATGGATTGAAGCGGGATTACAACCAACTTGTCGTGCACAGGGCATTGAACATGATGAAAACTGTCGAGGTGTTCATTGGAATGGCACTAGTCATGCAGGTCTTCATCGTCCAGCAACATTAAAGTTGATGCATGAAGCCGGCTGTACCCATTTAGTCTATGGTCTCGAATCATTTGATCCTAATATATTGAAAAACTTAGGCAAAGGTTCAAATGCTAGAAAGAATTTTAATAGTATTGCTACCTGCTTAGATTCCGGCATTAAACCCATACCTAATATCATAATAGGCTTCCCAGAAGAGAGCTTCGAGAGTGTCAGAAATACCATTGAAGCATTAAAGAAGTTAGGCATTACCGCTAAACCACATTTTGCAACGCCCTACCCTGGCTCTGAATGGTATTATCAATATAAAGATTCAATATTAGAGCAATACAGTGGTGATCTAGAGACCTACATTATGGACTTAGGTGATGCGAGTAAAATAACGGCTGTGATTTCACATGAATTTTCAGCTTTGCAATTACTCGGTTTGCAGCAAATAGTATATTTAAAAGACCTACGATTATTGGCGCAATCAGAGCAACATTGGGGAAAAGCACAACAATTAACGCAGCCTTTAGCTCAACCAAAAGTTACCTTTAATTTGAAACCACTAAGAGAAGCGGGCCCATTGGCAATACCAGTGATGAATATCGAGCCAGTAGCCGTAAAGTAA
- a CDS encoding nucleotidyltransferase family protein encodes MGHKWQEILVSPDTSMEETISVIDKGALKLALVVDSNCQLLGVVTDGDIRRALIKHLSMNSEIQEVMHKTPLVAPPNTSRIKLLNMMNSKGLTAIPIVKNGVVVGLETLQKAMDAKRYNNPVFLMAGGFGTRLKPLTDNCPKPLLKLGDKPILETILENFISCGFHQFYISTHYMPEAIRLHFGDGEKWNVDIHYVHEDTPLGTGGSLGLLPKNLPDLPIIMMNGDVLTKIDFEQLLEYHNQHQPICTMCVREDEYQVPYGVVEANDNRIISLVEKPVHKYFINAGVYVVSQKLIKTVDENQRVDMTDLIETAINNEHYVAMFPVHEYWLDIGKMVDFYQAQKDVMQGGRFDG; translated from the coding sequence ATGGGGCATAAATGGCAAGAGATTCTTGTATCGCCTGATACATCAATGGAAGAAACGATTTCTGTTATTGATAAAGGCGCGCTAAAGTTAGCTTTGGTTGTCGATAGTAACTGCCAATTACTTGGCGTAGTTACTGATGGTGACATTAGACGAGCCCTGATTAAACACTTAAGCATGAACTCGGAAATTCAAGAGGTTATGCATAAAACTCCATTAGTTGCCCCGCCAAATACATCACGTATTAAATTGCTGAATATGATGAATTCGAAAGGACTGACTGCAATTCCCATTGTCAAAAATGGTGTCGTGGTAGGTTTAGAAACCTTGCAAAAAGCCATGGATGCAAAACGTTATAATAACCCCGTATTCCTTATGGCCGGAGGTTTTGGTACTCGGCTAAAACCCCTGACAGACAACTGCCCCAAGCCGCTATTAAAGCTGGGCGATAAGCCAATACTTGAAACTATTTTAGAAAATTTTATTAGCTGTGGTTTTCATCAGTTTTACATCTCAACGCATTATATGCCCGAAGCAATACGATTACACTTTGGTGATGGTGAAAAATGGAATGTCGATATTCATTATGTCCATGAAGATACGCCTTTAGGCACTGGCGGAAGCTTAGGCTTACTGCCAAAGAACTTGCCTGATTTACCTATTATTATGATGAATGGTGACGTGCTCACTAAAATAGATTTTGAGCAGCTCTTAGAGTATCACAATCAACATCAACCTATCTGCACTATGTGTGTAAGAGAAGATGAATATCAAGTGCCGTATGGTGTTGTAGAAGCTAATGATAATAGAATAATTAGCTTAGTTGAAAAACCAGTTCATAAATATTTTATCAATGCAGGTGTTTATGTTGTTAGCCAAAAATTGATTAAAACTGTCGATGAAAATCAACGCGTTGATATGACCGATTTAATTGAAACAGCCATTAACAATGAGCATTATGTCGCAATGTTTCCCGTGCATGAATATTGGCTAGATATTGGTAAAATGGTTGATTTTTATCAAGCACAAAAAGATGTTATGCAAGGTGGACGGTTTGATGGTTAG
- a CDS encoding ATP-binding protein, which translates to MALAYSTSTNSSSANRVLNRVLTSIDDVNLKHEQTNRLERENYSGELAFLRQQNKQLQDVIDVMPTGMIMLDGNGIVVRMNDTAQLLLDEPILGQPWFDVIKRSFKPRADDWHEVSLNDGRRVKLEITALAGKPGQLIMITDLTETRLLQDKLGQLQRLSSLGRMVSKLAHQIRTPLSAAILYGANLRNKKLTDDARVSFQDKLMLRLHDLEQQVNDMLLFAKSGKQAVVEPVNINQLIEQAKQAIEPQVNQAGAKVNLYFCKQGCEVLGNVTALSGAIQNLIHNSLSVISSNAVIDISAYCHDDHAYISVRDNGPGISEELADKIFEPFYTSRSQGTGLGLAVVKSVANAHQGEASLLSKPGEGAHFCIKIPKLAGENNQSESTKNENDDVSSKELSYDHK; encoded by the coding sequence ATGGCATTAGCCTATTCGACATCGACCAACTCTTCTTCAGCTAACCGTGTGCTGAACCGCGTATTAACTTCAATTGATGACGTTAATTTAAAGCATGAGCAAACTAATCGATTAGAACGTGAAAATTACTCGGGTGAACTGGCGTTTCTGCGCCAGCAGAATAAACAACTACAAGATGTTATTGATGTTATGCCAACAGGTATGATCATGCTTGATGGTAATGGCATTGTGGTGAGAATGAACGATACCGCACAACTTTTACTTGATGAACCTATTTTAGGACAACCTTGGTTTGACGTGATTAAGCGCTCATTTAAACCAAGAGCAGATGATTGGCATGAGGTCTCTTTAAATGATGGTCGCCGTGTTAAGTTAGAAATTACCGCTTTAGCAGGTAAGCCGGGACAGTTGATTATGATCACTGACTTAACTGAAACGCGATTACTACAAGATAAACTTGGTCAACTACAACGATTGTCGTCTTTAGGACGTATGGTCTCAAAATTGGCTCATCAAATTCGCACACCATTATCAGCAGCAATATTATATGGCGCAAATCTGCGTAATAAAAAACTCACTGACGATGCTCGTGTAAGTTTTCAAGATAAGCTGATGTTACGTTTACATGATCTTGAACAGCAAGTTAATGACATGCTGTTGTTTGCCAAAAGTGGTAAGCAGGCCGTGGTTGAACCGGTCAATATTAATCAACTTATTGAACAAGCAAAACAGGCTATTGAACCACAAGTAAATCAAGCAGGTGCAAAAGTTAATTTGTATTTCTGTAAGCAGGGTTGTGAAGTGCTTGGTAATGTTACGGCGTTATCTGGTGCCATTCAAAATCTAATACACAATAGCTTATCCGTCATTAGTAGTAATGCCGTTATCGATATAAGTGCCTATTGTCATGACGACCATGCCTACATTAGCGTACGAGATAATGGACCGGGTATTAGTGAAGAGCTCGCCGATAAAATATTTGAACCCTTTTATACATCAAGAAGCCAAGGCACAGGCTTAGGACTTGCTGTTGTTAAGTCGGTTGCTAATGCTCATCAAGGTGAAGCGAGTTTGCTTAGTAAACCTGGCGAAGGAGCTCATTTTTGTATCAAAATTCCTAAGCTTGCCGGTGAAAATAATCAGTCAGAATCAACTAAGAATGAAAACGACGATGTTTCGTCGAAGGAGTTAAGTTATGACCACAAGTAA
- the neuB gene encoding N-acetylneuraminate synthase produces the protein MHSTLIIAEAGVNHNGQLDIAYQLVDAAVDAKVDIIKFQTFKAEKLVTQQAKQACYQSINTNKVESQYSMLKKLELSFEQHLLVRDYCQHKGIEYLSTAFDDESLQFLVSEIDLQVLKVPSGELTNTPLLLEHAYAGKRLIISTGMATLADIEQALGVVAFGFLNAAERKNKPSLSAFINAYHSIEGKKLLAQHVSLLHCTTEYPAPIEEINLKAMELMKERFGLPVGYSDHTEGILIPIIAVANGAVIIEKHFTLNRNMPGPDHKASIEPEELKQMVKNIRQVELALGNKEKIPSLSEHKNISVARKSIVALKPIVKGECYTADNLTVLRPGNGISPVNYFDMLGSKANKNYQNGDLITP, from the coding sequence GTGCATTCAACATTAATTATTGCAGAGGCAGGTGTTAATCATAACGGACAATTGGATATTGCTTACCAATTAGTTGATGCGGCGGTTGATGCCAAGGTTGATATCATTAAATTTCAGACCTTTAAAGCCGAAAAGCTTGTTACACAGCAGGCCAAGCAGGCGTGCTATCAAAGTATCAATACTAATAAAGTTGAATCACAATATTCTATGCTAAAAAAACTTGAACTGAGCTTTGAGCAACATTTGTTAGTTCGTGATTATTGCCAACACAAGGGCATTGAATATTTATCAACGGCATTTGATGACGAAAGTTTACAGTTTTTAGTGAGTGAAATAGATTTACAAGTATTAAAGGTACCCTCTGGTGAGCTAACAAATACACCATTGTTGCTTGAGCATGCTTATGCCGGAAAGCGCCTTATTATTTCAACCGGCATGGCGACATTAGCTGATATAGAGCAAGCATTGGGTGTCGTTGCTTTTGGCTTTTTAAATGCTGCAGAAAGAAAGAATAAACCAAGCTTATCTGCGTTTATAAACGCTTATCACTCTATTGAGGGAAAGAAATTACTCGCTCAGCATGTTTCTCTACTACATTGTACCACTGAGTACCCCGCACCTATTGAAGAAATTAACCTGAAAGCAATGGAGTTAATGAAAGAGAGATTTGGTTTACCTGTCGGTTACTCTGATCATACAGAAGGTATTTTAATCCCTATTATTGCTGTGGCTAATGGCGCTGTGATCATTGAAAAGCATTTTACACTTAATCGAAATATGCCTGGACCCGATCATAAAGCATCTATCGAGCCAGAAGAATTAAAACAAATGGTAAAAAATATCAGACAGGTAGAACTAGCTCTTGGTAACAAAGAGAAAATACCAAGTCTAAGCGAACATAAAAATATCTCTGTTGCTCGTAAAAGCATTGTTGCCCTTAAACCGATAGTCAAAGGAGAGTGTTATACGGCTGATAATTTAACCGTATTAAGACCTGGTAATGGGATTTCACCGGTTAATTACTTTGATATGCTTGGCAGTAAAGCAAATAAAAACTATCAAAATGGTGATTTAATCACGCCTTAA
- a CDS encoding sigma-54 dependent transcriptional regulator: MHGQKYILVVDNDAERRHQIETVLAFVGEHFHVCSEDEIDKSLVTVKDILTIILCGEISPKLQDIIKVHPACPFIYHDIIDKKQISAYVNVIGELTTPLNYAQLTELVHHSHQYHNNLPSKRSVSGPNALFRSLVGTSEPMQQVRFLIEQVACTAANVLILGESGTGKEVVARNIHDLSDRSKGPFVPVNCGAIPADLLESELFGHEKGAFTGAISTRKGRFEMAEGGTLFLDEIGDMPQPMQVKLLRVLQERTFERVGGAKSIKANVRIVAATHQHLEDMIKTNQFREDLYYRLNVFPIETPALRDRKEDLPLLLQELISRFSAEQGHSVRFTDKAIESLQEHTWDGNVRELSNLIERMIIMYGEQVVNVGQLPLKYRHLDVDDYQPEYPEELQEREAINAMFSGFDDEDDEAEEDSVAGISEVNGKTVDVLPHEGLNLKEYLADLEVSLINQALDKNDWVVARSAELLSMRRTTLVEKMRKYNLQKDNQ; encoded by the coding sequence ATGCACGGGCAAAAATATATTCTAGTCGTTGATAACGACGCTGAAAGACGACATCAAATAGAGACTGTTTTAGCCTTTGTTGGTGAGCACTTCCATGTTTGCTCTGAAGATGAAATAGATAAGTCGCTAGTTACTGTTAAGGATATTCTTACTATTATTTTGTGTGGTGAAATATCACCAAAGCTACAAGATATTATTAAAGTCCATCCTGCTTGTCCTTTTATATATCACGATATCATCGATAAAAAACAAATCAGCGCTTATGTTAATGTTATTGGTGAACTAACGACCCCACTTAATTACGCGCAACTGACCGAGTTAGTTCATCATAGTCATCAGTATCATAATAACTTACCATCGAAGCGAAGTGTGAGTGGACCAAATGCCTTATTTCGTTCTTTGGTCGGTACAAGTGAACCAATGCAACAAGTTCGATTTTTAATTGAACAAGTGGCGTGTACTGCTGCTAACGTTCTCATTCTAGGTGAGTCTGGTACGGGTAAAGAAGTGGTCGCACGTAACATCCATGATTTATCTGATCGAAGTAAAGGACCCTTTGTACCTGTTAACTGTGGTGCTATTCCTGCTGATTTATTAGAAAGTGAATTATTTGGTCATGAAAAGGGCGCTTTTACTGGCGCTATTTCTACGCGTAAAGGCCGTTTCGAAATGGCAGAAGGCGGAACGCTATTTCTCGATGAAATAGGAGATATGCCTCAACCTATGCAGGTGAAGCTATTACGTGTATTGCAAGAGCGTACTTTTGAGCGGGTCGGTGGTGCTAAAAGCATAAAAGCCAATGTTCGAATTGTCGCAGCAACACATCAGCATTTAGAGGATATGATAAAAACCAACCAGTTTCGTGAAGATCTATATTATCGACTGAATGTATTCCCTATTGAAACACCTGCGTTGAGAGATCGAAAAGAAGATCTACCACTGTTGCTACAAGAACTTATTTCACGTTTTTCTGCTGAACAAGGCCACTCGGTACGTTTTACGGATAAAGCGATTGAATCGCTACAAGAGCATACTTGGGATGGTAATGTACGTGAGCTATCAAACTTAATCGAACGTATGATTATTATGTATGGCGAACAAGTCGTTAATGTGGGGCAATTGCCCTTAAAATACCGTCATTTAGATGTCGATGATTATCAACCTGAATATCCGGAAGAGTTACAAGAGCGTGAGGCGATTAATGCCATGTTTTCAGGTTTTGATGATGAAGACGATGAGGCGGAAGAAGATAGTGTTGCCGGTATCTCAGAAGTTAATGGTAAAACTGTTGATGTGCTACCTCATGAAGGGCTGAACTTAAAAGAGTATTTAGCGGATTTAGAAGTGTCGTTAATCAACCAAGCACTAGATAAAAATGACTGGGTTGTTGCTCGCTCTGCTGAGCTGTTAAGTATGCGACGCACGACTTTAGTAGAAAAAATGCGTAAATATAATTTACAAAAAGATAACCAATAA
- a CDS encoding acylneuraminate cytidylyltransferase family protein, whose product MVSFNESMLDKRILAIIPARAGSKRLPGKNSKILFNKPLIQWTIEAAKQCRYLTDIVISTDSEEIALIAENCGLPVPFMRPEVFAGDKSTAIDVIEHALAHLDSVKKKYDYILWLQPTSPLRTVEDIDGAIETLIAKNADAVISVCECDHSPLWSNTLDANASMEDFLPAFVKNNPRSQALPDYFRLNGAVYIAQTDKLLQEKSFFLDENIFAYKMAKESSIDIDSPLDFKLAGLLLAERRGG is encoded by the coding sequence ATGGTTAGTTTCAATGAAAGCATGCTAGATAAGCGTATTTTAGCGATTATACCTGCACGAGCCGGCAGTAAAAGACTGCCTGGGAAGAATAGTAAGATTTTGTTTAATAAGCCTTTAATCCAATGGACTATCGAAGCAGCAAAGCAATGTCGATATTTGACCGATATAGTAATTAGTACCGATAGCGAGGAAATTGCGCTAATAGCTGAAAATTGTGGGCTCCCCGTGCCATTTATGCGACCAGAAGTTTTTGCTGGCGATAAATCTACAGCAATTGATGTCATTGAACACGCACTAGCACACTTAGATTCAGTGAAAAAAAAATACGACTATATTCTTTGGTTGCAGCCAACCTCGCCATTAAGAACAGTGGAAGATATTGACGGTGCCATCGAGACGTTAATCGCAAAAAATGCAGATGCCGTTATCAGTGTTTGTGAATGCGATCATTCACCACTGTGGAGTAATACGCTCGATGCAAATGCTAGTATGGAGGACTTCCTTCCTGCATTCGTAAAGAATAACCCTCGCAGTCAGGCGCTACCTGATTATTTTCGACTTAATGGTGCGGTATACATTGCACAAACAGATAAACTATTGCAGGAAAAAAGCTTCTTTTTAGACGAAAATATTTTCGCTTATAAAATGGCAAAAGAATCCTCAATTGATATTGATAGTCCTCTCGACTTTAAATTAGCAGGGCTATTACTTGCTGAACGAAGAGGTGGGTAG
- a CDS encoding 6-hydroxymethylpterin diphosphokinase MptE-like protein, producing the protein MDVNESFLKSSFDEEYLYSINRNSFNKEPSVSIFKRLYKDKLEKENSFYIVLGTDSGLLLSYILLQEVPDDTRYLFIELPHVIEQLKHKFDFSDLPEHIDICPIDDWQDKAGDFGIELYLFKDKCQYIKSLAAIDSYLPAYNSAILSFEQDFQSLRFFTRATLAVSPFMDTQLKNICENSNPAYVLKDQFKTETCVLLAGGPSLDESIDWLKSNQDSIVIMAVSRIAKKLLQVGLIPDIVVSVDPFEISFDVSKEQLLFPDSVLFIHSNNVTPFLLGQWPGKNVFMDRRYPWDVEDDEKNLMSCGPTVTNTALKAAIDMGFSNILLSGVDLCFSEKGVTHASGSNEAKIGPTLGQSGKWVETYRGNTVETLIVFEQAAEGLSVEALRAKEQETDIYNLSANAAKIKHITHIPTSALSFTNEHCQFKEKVNQLIPTKPTHAIVQDYNEVLSQVKKTLADIKTIALLAKDALKANNKLFENKGQETENFKYKVQMDKIEKKLNTKFKKTAKFVKNFGIDKFIASAQTNSSTEWSNDKVEETGRLYYQAYIDTCNSLIIHLESTRIRILSRIEEQKPHANVSTLLAQWQKDKIPGRAKNWLKAKQQDVNQYSDEIKETFATFEQQFKDVIANEDTRHLARTKSEASLHGVRRKIITLFHQKNIDALKTLAQSLKLHMQTNSEATSLYHLCLAYFFTADKSEALALENFELLPNDEILEDELQQIAAIAFKLENYSLAKACLNQLSVIAKIYIPQHAKLLLLLGEKEAAIECYTTFLQKHPEDTFIWCSLGVFNFDIGAIEAARFAFERVLATESDNSRAKIYMEKISAE; encoded by the coding sequence ATGGACGTAAACGAAAGTTTTTTAAAATCTTCATTTGATGAAGAGTATTTATATTCGATTAATCGCAATAGCTTCAATAAAGAGCCATCAGTATCAATTTTTAAAAGGCTATACAAAGATAAATTAGAAAAAGAAAATAGCTTTTATATTGTACTAGGTACAGATTCAGGCTTGTTGCTAAGTTATATACTACTGCAAGAAGTACCAGATGATACACGTTATCTCTTTATTGAACTGCCTCATGTTATCGAGCAACTTAAGCATAAATTTGATTTTTCAGATTTACCAGAACACATTGATATTTGTCCAATAGATGACTGGCAAGACAAAGCGGGAGACTTTGGTATAGAGTTGTATTTGTTTAAAGACAAGTGTCAGTATATTAAGTCTTTAGCGGCAATAGATTCATACTTGCCAGCCTACAATAGCGCTATTTTGTCGTTTGAGCAGGATTTTCAAAGCTTACGTTTTTTTACGCGTGCAACCTTAGCTGTTTCGCCATTTATGGATACACAACTAAAAAACATTTGTGAAAACAGCAATCCGGCCTATGTACTCAAAGATCAATTTAAAACAGAGACTTGTGTATTATTAGCGGGTGGGCCTTCATTAGATGAAAGTATTGATTGGCTAAAAAGCAATCAGGATAGTATTGTCATAATGGCAGTTTCCCGTATTGCAAAGAAATTACTACAAGTCGGTCTTATACCTGACATTGTCGTCTCAGTAGATCCCTTTGAAATCAGTTTCGATGTTTCAAAAGAACAGTTACTTTTCCCTGATTCAGTGCTTTTTATTCATAGTAACAACGTTACTCCTTTCTTGTTAGGACAATGGCCAGGTAAAAATGTCTTCATGGATCGCCGATATCCTTGGGATGTTGAGGACGATGAAAAGAATTTAATGTCCTGCGGTCCAACCGTTACAAATACAGCGCTGAAAGCCGCAATTGATATGGGTTTTAGTAATATCTTACTTTCTGGTGTTGATTTGTGTTTTTCAGAAAAAGGAGTCACTCATGCATCAGGCAGCAACGAGGCTAAAATTGGCCCAACGCTTGGGCAATCAGGCAAATGGGTAGAAACCTATCGTGGTAATACCGTCGAAACTTTAATTGTTTTCGAACAAGCTGCTGAAGGGCTTTCAGTCGAAGCATTAAGAGCGAAAGAACAAGAAACTGATATTTATAACCTATCAGCTAATGCGGCAAAAATTAAGCACATCACCCATATTCCAACTTCAGCACTTAGCTTTACCAACGAGCACTGCCAATTTAAAGAAAAAGTTAATCAACTGATTCCCACGAAGCCTACTCACGCTATTGTACAAGATTATAATGAAGTGCTATCTCAGGTTAAAAAAACACTTGCAGATATAAAGACAATTGCTCTGCTAGCAAAAGATGCCTTAAAAGCTAACAACAAGCTTTTTGAAAATAAAGGACAAGAGACTGAGAACTTTAAGTATAAAGTTCAGATGGACAAGATTGAAAAAAAATTAAATACAAAATTTAAAAAAACAGCCAAGTTTGTCAAAAATTTTGGTATTGATAAGTTTATTGCTTCTGCACAGACCAACTCTTCAACAGAGTGGTCTAATGATAAAGTTGAAGAAACAGGACGCTTATATTATCAAGCTTATATTGACACTTGTAACAGCTTAATCATTCATTTGGAAAGCACGAGAATAAGAATTTTAAGCCGTATTGAAGAGCAAAAACCTCATGCTAATGTTTCTACTTTATTAGCCCAGTGGCAAAAAGATAAAATACCTGGTCGGGCAAAAAACTGGTTAAAAGCAAAACAACAGGACGTTAATCAGTATTCAGATGAAATCAAAGAAACCTTTGCTACCTTTGAGCAACAATTTAAAGACGTTATCGCAAATGAAGATACTCGCCATCTAGCGCGGACTAAAAGCGAAGCCTCTCTGCACGGTGTTAGACGAAAAATAATTACCCTTTTTCATCAAAAAAATATTGATGCTTTAAAAACCTTAGCTCAAAGCCTTAAGTTACATATGCAAACGAATAGTGAAGCCACATCACTCTATCATCTATGTTTAGCATATTTTTTTACTGCAGATAAAAGTGAAGCTTTGGCACTCGAAAATTTTGAATTATTGCCAAATGATGAAATTTTAGAGGATGAATTACAACAGATTGCCGCTATTGCTTTTAAACTAGAAAATTATAGCTTGGCCAAAGCTTGTCTAAATCAATTATCAGTTATAGCCAAAATATACATTCCACAACATGCTAAATTGTTACTGCTGTTGGGTGAGAAAGAGGCTGCTATCGAATGTTACACAACATTTTTACAAAAACATCCTGAAGATACTTTTATTTGGTGTAGTTTAGGTGTGTTTAACTTTGATATTGGCGCTATAGAAGCCGCTAGATTTGCCTTTGAGAGAGTGCTAGCGACGGAGAGTGATAATAGCCGAGCAAAGATTTATATGGAGAAAATAAGCGCTGAATAA
- a CDS encoding 6-hydroxymethylpterin diphosphokinase MptE-like protein, with protein sequence MQEINLSASFKKVVAQITDIGKEWHSNTLLINAKYNAQYALNSIKDLPPLAKEEKRQHAIVVSAGPSLHKQNVLKKLKESDYQGSIVAIDGSLVKCLKNGIIPDYVLTLDPHPTRMIRWFGDDDFEENTRNDDYFSRQDLDVEFRNNSLKENEENIALINKYAPQIKLIICSSAPKNVVSRAREAGFQMYWWNPIVDDPKQEDSLTREIYKINKFPCMNTGGTVGTAAWVFTNAILKIPRIALTGMDLGYHLDTPIEMTQTYYELQEFVNSPDELDALFPQFTFPSTGEVFYTDPTYFWYRHNFLQLLEQSVGDTFNCTEAGTLFSENLPCKSLNEYIT encoded by the coding sequence ATGCAAGAAATAAATTTAAGCGCGTCTTTTAAAAAGGTTGTAGCTCAAATAACGGATATAGGTAAAGAATGGCATTCTAATACCTTGCTTATTAATGCGAAATACAATGCTCAATACGCGCTTAACAGTATAAAAGACTTACCACCCTTAGCGAAAGAAGAAAAACGACAACATGCTATTGTGGTAAGCGCAGGTCCAAGCTTGCATAAACAAAATGTACTGAAGAAGCTTAAAGAATCTGATTACCAAGGCAGTATTGTTGCTATAGATGGTTCGCTCGTTAAATGTCTAAAAAATGGCATTATCCCTGATTATGTTCTGACCTTGGATCCTCATCCCACAAGGATGATTCGTTGGTTTGGTGACGATGACTTTGAAGAGAACACCCGCAATGACGATTATTTTAGTCGACAGGATCTCGATGTTGAGTTTAGAAATAATTCTCTGAAAGAAAATGAAGAAAATATAGCCCTAATCAATAAGTATGCGCCACAAATAAAACTTATTATTTGCTCTTCAGCACCTAAAAATGTTGTTAGCAGAGCACGAGAAGCTGGATTTCAAATGTATTGGTGGAATCCTATTGTTGATGATCCTAAACAGGAAGACAGTTTAACTCGCGAAATTTATAAAATTAACAAATTTCCTTGTATGAACACCGGCGGCACTGTTGGTACTGCGGCTTGGGTATTTACCAATGCCATTTTAAAAATTCCTCGTATTGCGTTAACCGGCATGGATCTAGGCTACCACCTTGATACGCCTATTGAGATGACTCAAACCTATTATGAACTTCAAGAGTTTGTAAATTCACCTGACGAACTTGATGCGCTATTTCCTCAGTTTACTTTTCCATCGACCGGAGAAGTTTTTTACACGGATCCTACATACTTTTGGTATCGACATAACTTCCTTCAATTATTAGAACAATCGGTTGGTGATACATTCAATTGCACAGAAGCAGGCACATTATTTTCTGAAAATTTGCCATGCAAATCCCTTAACGAATACATAACTTAG